In Pseudonocardia sp. C8, one genomic interval encodes:
- a CDS encoding TetR/AcrR family transcriptional regulator — protein MTGTRDRSRSDETRAKLLRAATTAFAEKGFHATTTRDIATAAGMSPAAVYVHHRSKEELLHLISRAGHETTLELIRAAVRSTSDPAEQLTAVIREFAVHHARAHTTARIVNYELAALSPEHHAEIRELRRAISAELRALIQRGIDAGVFRTPHADMAATALLSLGIDIARWYRTDGQWSPDDIGGFYADLALRMVGAG, from the coding sequence ATGACCGGTACCCGCGACCGCTCCCGGAGCGACGAGACCCGGGCCAAGCTGCTCCGGGCGGCGACGACGGCGTTCGCCGAGAAGGGGTTCCACGCGACCACCACGCGCGACATCGCCACCGCCGCGGGCATGAGCCCGGCCGCCGTCTACGTGCACCACCGCTCCAAGGAGGAGCTGCTCCACCTGATCTCCCGGGCGGGACACGAGACGACCCTCGAGCTCATCCGCGCCGCCGTGCGCTCGACGTCCGACCCCGCGGAGCAGCTGACGGCCGTGATCCGCGAGTTCGCGGTCCACCACGCCCGCGCCCACACCACGGCCCGGATCGTGAACTACGAGCTCGCGGCGCTCTCCCCGGAGCACCACGCCGAGATCCGGGAGCTGCGCCGCGCCATCAGCGCCGAGCTGCGGGCCCTCATCCAGCGGGGCATCGACGCCGGTGTGTTCCGGACCCCGCACGCCGACATGGCCGCCACCGCCCTGCTCTCGCTCGGCATCGACATCGCCCGCTGGTACCGCACCGACGGGCAGTGGTCGCCGGACGACATCGGCGGCTTCTACGCCGACCTGGCCCTGCGCATGGTCGGCGCCGGCTGA